A genomic region of Ignavibacteria bacterium contains the following coding sequences:
- the secA gene encoding preprotein translocase subunit SecA, which yields MLKLLKKIFGDKHKRDIEALKPIVAEINQIYETLKDLTDDELRAETQKLKQIINERTQDLRNQIESLEARLKEDLPADEQQKIYDELEKLNEELDATYEEVLDELLPRAYAIVKDTCRRLVGKSWEVVGRKITWDMIPFDVQLMGAIVLHQGKIAEMATGEGKTLVATMPLFLNALTGRGCHLVTVNDYLAQRDREWMGKIFEFHGLTVGVILNHMSPEERKKMYQCDITYGTNNEFGFDYLRDNMAISLDGVVQRGHNYAIVDEVDSVLIDEARTPLIISGPVESSEQKFTELKPRVERLVRAQAQLVAKIVQEAEDELNKPEPDYHKAGVLLLRAHRGYPKNKKLMKLLSEPSNKKLMQETELEYMREQEKRMHEIDDELYFRIDEKNHSIDLTEKGREFITNINEDKDFFVLPDLGTEISKIENDKSLTIEEKAKRKDKLYQLYAERSDRIHTVQQLLRAYALYEKDVEYVVTDDGKVMIVDEFTGRLLPGRRYSDGLHQAIEAKENVKVEKDTQTLATITLQNYFRLYKKLAGMTGTAETEAAEFWEIYKLDVVVIPTHKPCIRIDYDDVIYRTMREKYNALLDEIEELHKIGRPILVGTTSVEASETVSRMLKRKGIPHNVLNAKHHQREAEIIANAGLRGAVTIATNMAGRGTDIKLGPGVKELGGLAILGTTRHESRRIDRQLRGRAGRQGDPGSSKFYLSLEDDLMRLFGSDRIASIMERIGVKEGEVITHPLITRSVERAQKKVEENNFAIRKRLLEYDNVMNSQREVIYAKRMQALKGERLKGRLLEDLFEFISDTVHKYYEKAEIDQLREELIRNLLIDIQITPQLFQELGEDGLTEKIYQAAVDFYNKKEKMLGSELMANLERFAVLSVIDEKWKEHLRDMDDLKEGIGLRAYGQRDPLIEYKSEAYELFMNMLVAIRDESLKFVFKWFPEVPEQLQRRRRVPERIQTIHQSVDGLQVAKEKGAVQSSPQTAGKPQPVRVGEKIGRNDPCPCGSGKKYKHCHGR from the coding sequence ATGTTAAAGTTATTGAAGAAAATTTTTGGCGATAAGCATAAAAGAGATATCGAAGCATTAAAACCCATTGTTGCTGAAATTAATCAAATTTATGAGACATTAAAAGATTTAACTGATGATGAATTAAGAGCAGAAACTCAAAAATTAAAACAAATCATTAACGAAAGAACACAGGACTTAAGAAATCAGATTGAATCTCTTGAGGCAAGACTTAAAGAAGACCTGCCTGCTGACGAACAACAAAAAATTTACGACGAACTCGAAAAATTAAACGAAGAGCTTGATGCAACTTATGAAGAAGTCCTCGACGAACTTCTGCCTCGTGCATATGCAATAGTGAAAGATACCTGCCGAAGACTCGTTGGTAAATCATGGGAAGTTGTTGGTCGAAAAATCACATGGGATATGATCCCATTCGATGTGCAATTGATGGGTGCAATTGTGCTTCATCAGGGAAAGATTGCTGAAATGGCAACTGGTGAAGGTAAAACGCTTGTAGCTACGATGCCTTTGTTCTTAAATGCATTGACAGGTCGCGGCTGTCATCTTGTAACGGTTAATGATTATCTGGCTCAGCGTGACCGTGAATGGATGGGTAAGATTTTTGAGTTTCATGGTTTAACAGTTGGTGTGATACTTAATCATATGTCGCCTGAAGAAAGAAAAAAAATGTATCAGTGCGATATAACCTACGGAACCAACAACGAATTTGGTTTTGATTATCTCCGAGATAATATGGCAATTTCATTAGATGGGGTTGTGCAACGCGGACATAATTACGCTATCGTTGACGAAGTTGATTCGGTCTTAATTGATGAAGCGAGAACACCTTTGATTATCAGCGGACCTGTTGAGAGTTCTGAACAAAAATTCACAGAATTAAAACCCAGGGTTGAAAGACTTGTCCGTGCTCAGGCTCAACTTGTTGCTAAGATTGTTCAAGAAGCAGAAGATGAATTAAACAAACCTGAACCTGACTATCACAAAGCTGGAGTATTGCTTTTAAGGGCTCATCGTGGTTACCCAAAAAACAAAAAATTAATGAAGCTTTTAAGCGAGCCTTCAAATAAAAAGTTAATGCAGGAAACCGAGCTCGAGTATATGCGCGAGCAGGAAAAACGTATGCACGAAATTGACGATGAGCTTTATTTCCGAATTGATGAGAAAAATCACTCTATTGATTTAACAGAAAAAGGTAGAGAGTTTATTACGAACATCAATGAAGATAAAGACTTTTTTGTTCTTCCTGATCTTGGAACTGAAATCAGCAAAATTGAAAATGATAAAAGTCTAACAATCGAAGAGAAAGCAAAAAGAAAAGATAAACTTTATCAGCTTTATGCAGAAAGAAGCGATCGAATTCACACTGTTCAGCAATTACTCCGAGCTTATGCACTTTATGAAAAAGATGTTGAATATGTTGTGACTGATGATGGCAAAGTAATGATTGTAGATGAATTTACTGGTCGTTTACTTCCAGGAAGAAGATATTCAGATGGTTTGCATCAAGCAATCGAGGCAAAGGAAAATGTAAAAGTTGAAAAAGATACTCAAACTTTAGCCACAATTACTCTTCAAAATTATTTCAGGCTTTATAAAAAACTTGCGGGTATGACCGGTACTGCAGAAACAGAAGCCGCTGAATTCTGGGAAATATACAAACTTGATGTTGTAGTTATTCCAACCCATAAACCCTGCATTAGAATTGATTATGATGATGTTATTTACAGAACAATGCGCGAAAAATACAATGCATTGTTAGATGAAATTGAAGAACTTCACAAAATCGGCAGACCTATCCTTGTAGGTACAACTTCGGTAGAAGCATCTGAAACCGTGAGCAGAATGCTGAAAAGAAAAGGAATTCCTCATAATGTTTTGAATGCAAAGCATCATCAACGTGAGGCAGAGATAATTGCTAATGCTGGATTGAGAGGCGCAGTTACAATTGCAACAAATATGGCGGGTCGTGGAACTGACATTAAACTTGGTCCTGGTGTAAAAGAACTCGGTGGACTTGCAATTCTTGGAACAACTCGTCATGAATCAAGAAGAATTGATCGTCAGTTGAGAGGTCGTGCCGGTCGTCAGGGCGATCCAGGTTCTTCGAAATTCTATCTCTCACTTGAAGATGATTTAATGAGACTCTTTGGCAGCGATCGAATTGCTTCAATTATGGAACGAATAGGTGTCAAAGAAGGTGAGGTAATAACTCATCCATTAATCACAAGAAGCGTTGAAAGAGCTCAAAAAAAAGTTGAAGAAAATAATTTTGCCATTCGAAAGAGACTCCTTGAATATGATAATGTGATGAACTCGCAGCGTGAGGTTATTTACGCAAAGAGAATGCAGGCATTGAAGGGCGAAAGATTAAAAGGAAGATTACTTGAAGATTTGTTTGAATTTATTTCTGACACAGTTCATAAGTATTATGAAAAAGCAGAAATAGATCAGTTACGAGAAGAATTGATCAGAAATCTTTTAATTGATATTCAAATTACTCCCCAGCTGTTTCAAGAACTTGGTGAAGATGGTTTGACTGAAAAAATTTATCAAGCTGCGGTTGATTTTTATAATAAAAAAGAAAAGATGCTCGGCAGTGAATTAATGGCTAATCTTGAAAGATTTGCAGTGCTGAGTGTAATCGATGAGAAATGGAAAGAACATCTCCGTGATATGGACGATTTGAAAGAGGGAATTGGACTTCGTGCTTACGGTCAACGTGATCCATTGATTGAATATAAATCAGAAGCTTATGAATTATTTATGAATATGCTTGTAGCAATTCGAGATGAAAGTTTGAAATTCGTCTTTAAATGGTTCCCTGAAGTTCCAGAACAGCTGCAAAGAAGAAGACGAGTTCCTGAAAGAATTCAAACAATTCATCAATCTGTTGATGGTTTACAGGTTGCGAAGGAAAAGGGAGCAGTGCAATCGTCACCGCAGACAGCCGGTAAACCACAACCGGTCAGAGTTGGTGAAAAAATTGGAAGAAATGATCCTTGTCCCTGTGGAAGCGGTAAAAAATATAAACATTGTCATGGTAGATAA